Proteins co-encoded in one Ignavibacteria bacterium genomic window:
- the atpD gene encoding F0F1 ATP synthase subunit beta encodes MALQGKIIQVIGPVVDIQFENNHLPGILNAVKIPRENGEELIVEVQQHLGEDKVRAVAMDTTDGLVRGMICYDTGKPIMVPVGPNTLGRLINVIGQPIDGKGPLETDTYYPIHRPAPEFKTLSTSTEMLETGIKVIDLLEPYSKGGKTGLFGGAGVGKTVVILELINNIATHHGGYSVFAGVGERTREGNDLYLEMSESGVINKTGLVFGQMNEPPGARLRVGLTGLALAEYFRDEEGKDVLLFIDNIFRFTQAGSEVSALLGRMPSAVGYQPSLATEMGALQERITSTDKGSITSVQAIYVPADDLTDPAPAAAFSHLDATTVLSRQISELGIYPAVDPLDSTSRILTPEIIGDEHYATAKRVKEVLQQYKDLQDIINILGMDELSDEDKIVVRRARRIQRFLSQPFHVAEQFTGIKGKYVELKDTIAGFKAILEGECDDLPEQAFMYVGKIEEAFEKAKELSQ; translated from the coding sequence CGTGAAAACGGCGAAGAGTTGATTGTAGAAGTTCAGCAGCACCTTGGAGAAGATAAAGTAAGAGCTGTGGCAATGGACACGACTGACGGACTTGTTCGTGGTATGATCTGTTATGACACCGGCAAACCGATCATGGTGCCTGTCGGACCAAACACTCTTGGAAGATTGATTAATGTAATCGGTCAGCCAATTGATGGTAAAGGTCCACTTGAAACTGATACATATTATCCAATCCACAGACCTGCTCCTGAATTCAAGACTCTCTCCACCAGTACTGAAATGCTCGAGACCGGAATCAAGGTTATCGATTTGCTTGAACCCTATTCAAAAGGCGGTAAGACCGGTTTATTCGGTGGTGCCGGGGTTGGAAAAACCGTTGTAATCCTTGAACTTATTAACAATATTGCCACGCACCACGGCGGTTACTCGGTATTTGCCGGTGTGGGTGAAAGAACAAGAGAAGGTAACGATCTTTATCTCGAGATGAGTGAATCAGGCGTTATCAACAAAACCGGGCTTGTATTCGGTCAGATGAACGAACCACCCGGAGCCCGTCTTCGCGTTGGTCTTACAGGTCTTGCTCTTGCAGAGTATTTCCGTGATGAAGAAGGAAAAGATGTACTCCTGTTCATCGATAACATTTTCCGGTTTACACAGGCTGGATCGGAAGTATCGGCACTTCTCGGCAGAATGCCTTCGGCGGTTGGATATCAGCCTTCACTTGCGACCGAGATGGGTGCTCTTCAGGAAAGAATTACTTCTACAGATAAAGGGTCAATTACATCAGTTCAGGCAATCTATGTGCCTGCAGATGACTTGACTGATCCTGCCCCAGCAGCAGCATTTTCTCACCTTGATGCGACCACTGTATTAAGTCGTCAGATTTCCGAATTGGGTATTTATCCTGCAGTTGATCCTCTTGACTCAACTTCCAGAATTCTCACTCCTGAAATCATCGGTGATGAACATTATGCAACGGCAAAGAGAGTGAAGGAAGTTTTACAGCAGTACAAGGATCTTCAGGATATCATCAACATTCTTGGTATGGATGAATTGTCTGACGAGGACAAGATTGTTGTAAGAAGAGCCCGCCGTATTCAGAGATTCCTTAGCCAGCCGTTCCATGTCGCTGAACAGTTTACCGGTATAAAAGGTAAATATGTTGAATTGAAGGATACCATCGCCGGATTTAAGGCAATTCTTGAAGGTGAATGTGATGATCTTCCTGAGCAGGCATTTATGTATGTTGGTAAGATCGAAGAAGCATTTGAAAAAGCTAAAGAGTTGAGCCAGTAA
- the atpC gene encoding ATP synthase F1 subunit epsilon codes for MKEFYLEVLTPSKKAYEGDVLSVTLPGSAGEFQILFNHAPIISTLEVGRMKIRTAAGEETVYAVSNGVAEVLKNKVLILVRSVENVADIDIERAEKAAERARKRLGDKADPDIDFTRAEAALERALNRLKLKATL; via the coding sequence ATGAAAGAGTTCTATCTGGAGGTCTTGACGCCGTCGAAGAAGGCTTACGAAGGGGATGTCCTTTCGGTAACGCTTCCCGGTTCGGCAGGTGAATTTCAGATTCTTTTCAATCATGCCCCAATTATAAGTACTTTGGAAGTTGGACGGATGAAAATCAGAACTGCAGCCGGTGAAGAAACAGTGTACGCTGTCTCCAACGGAGTTGCAGAAGTCTTAAAAAATAAAGTGCTTATTCTGGTGAGATCAGTAGAGAATGTAGCTGATATCGACATTGAGAGAGCTGAAAAAGCTGCGGAAAGAGCGAGAAAACGATTAGGTGATAAAGCCGATCCTGATATCGATTTTACCCGTGCAGAAGCCGCTTTGGAGCGGGCTCTCAACAGGCTTAAACTGAAGGCAACACTATAA
- a CDS encoding LON peptidase substrate-binding domain-containing protein yields the protein MLPIFPLSLVVYPGSKYPLHIFEERYKNMVKYAIKLGEPFGIIVYENKTLGRIGTKVKVESITKNYPDGSFDIVIRGEERFILKTMRENIIGYFEAEVDKYEDMITGTYSELEEEMIAAFNIVLEKAKYDPGDNFFLNLNECKFKSFKIAEKAGLTLEQQQSLITLQNEGERIYFLIEHLKKLAIELDEKESMRQIMQNDGYLN from the coding sequence ATGCTACCGATTTTTCCCCTTTCTCTCGTGGTCTACCCGGGTTCAAAATATCCTCTTCACATCTTTGAAGAGAGGTATAAAAACATGGTTAAGTATGCAATTAAGCTGGGTGAACCCTTTGGTATAATTGTATATGAGAACAAAACCCTTGGCAGAATTGGCACAAAGGTCAAAGTTGAATCGATCACAAAAAATTATCCTGACGGCAGTTTCGACATAGTGATTCGCGGTGAAGAACGGTTCATACTAAAAACAATGCGTGAAAATATTATCGGATATTTCGAAGCAGAAGTTGACAAGTATGAAGATATGATTACGGGCACTTATAGCGAGTTGGAAGAAGAAATGATAGCCGCATTCAATATTGTGCTTGAGAAAGCCAAATATGATCCGGGAGACAACTTTTTCCTTAATCTGAATGAATGCAAATTTAAATCTTTCAAAATTGCAGAAAAAGCCGGTCTGACTCTCGAACAACAACAATCATTGATAACGCTGCAAAATGAGGGGGAAAGAATCTACTTTCTGATTGAACACCTTAAGAAACTTGCGATTGAGCTGGATGAAAAAGAGAGCATGCGACAAATCATGCAAAATGACGGATACCTGAATTAA
- a CDS encoding superoxide dismutase: protein MSKFELPKLPYSYDALEPVIDKMTMEIHHTKHHQAYVTNLNKAVEGTEMEGKSLEALMSSISKYPVAVRNNGGGHFNHTLFWNIMKQGGGTPSGALLEAINSTFNSVDEMKEKFNNAAMTRFGSGWAWLVVAGGKLVISSTPNQDNPLMDVADVKGTPILGLDVWEHAYYLKYQNRRNEYVGNWWNVVNWDEVAKRFSEAK from the coding sequence ATGTCAAAATTTGAATTACCAAAACTTCCATATTCGTATGATGCTCTTGAACCCGTCATCGACAAAATGACCATGGAAATACATCATACAAAACATCATCAGGCTTATGTTACAAATTTAAACAAAGCCGTTGAAGGAACCGAGATGGAAGGTAAAAGCCTTGAAGCCTTGATGAGCTCGATATCCAAATATCCGGTTGCCGTTAGAAATAATGGTGGTGGACATTTCAATCATACCTTGTTCTGGAACATTATGAAACAGGGTGGCGGAACCCCTTCAGGTGCTCTTCTTGAGGCAATAAATTCCACTTTCAATTCAGTAGATGAAATGAAAGAGAAATTTAACAATGCCGCAATGACACGATTTGGATCAGGCTGGGCATGGCTGGTCGTGGCCGGTGGTAAACTAGTGATCTCGTCCACTCCAAATCAGGACAACCCGCTAATGGATGTAGCAGATGTAAAAGGTACACCAATTCTCGGTCTTGATGTTTGGGAACATGCTTATTATCTGAAATATCAAAACAGAAGAAATGAATATGTCGGCAACTGGTGGAATGTTGTGAATTGGGATGAAGTTGCAAAACGATTCTCCGAGGCAAAATAA
- a CDS encoding iron-sulfur cluster assembly accessory protein: MNDTLTSSEITISDKAAAQILKIMQENSIPEGSGLRVGVKGGGCSGMSYTMNFDNGPKEVDTVIEQKGVRLFVDPKSLFYLMGTELDFSDGLNGKGFTFDNPNASKTCGCGQSFGV; this comes from the coding sequence ATGAATGATACCCTTACATCAAGTGAAATAACTATTTCTGACAAAGCTGCTGCACAAATTCTTAAGATTATGCAGGAAAATTCAATTCCGGAAGGAAGTGGCTTAAGAGTTGGAGTGAAAGGCGGCGGTTGTTCCGGAATGTCTTACACAATGAATTTCGATAATGGTCCAAAAGAAGTGGACACTGTAATTGAGCAGAAAGGTGTGAGGTTATTTGTTGACCCAAAAAGTTTGTTTTATTTGATGGGGACAGAACTCGACTTTTCCGACGGACTTAACGGCAAAGGCTTTACTTTTGACAATCCAAATGCCTCCAAGACCTGTGGCTGTGGCCAGTCATTTGGTGTGTAA
- a CDS encoding cysteine desulfurase, with protein sequence MKIQKFIYLDNNATTPVDPTVLREMLPYFSEVYGNPSSSHHYGIKASAAIEAARLNIKSLFNIPDGDLYFTSSATASINLAIAGQAYGNYPAKKHLITQATEHPAVMGTFSHLQSIGFDITILDVDHTGKVDPDQLAKAIRKDTLLVSIMAANNEIGTLQDLAVIGGICKNHDVIFHSDVTQYAGRYELNMKQLNVDLLSGGAHKIHGPKGIGYLAINRSSKRIKINPLLFGGGQENGLSPGTLNTPLTVGLSKALSLMDSKKKREESELTELRNSFCSFLGTLDVNFLVNGSKDRLFNNLSLQFPGISAGDMLNDLSHIMFSTGAACSSDNGSRSHVLRAIGLNDEEIASTARFGFSFMNTLDEIQVAAVAISNYIKSKRKK encoded by the coding sequence ATGAAAATACAAAAGTTTATCTACCTCGATAACAACGCAACAACACCGGTCGATCCGACAGTACTAAGAGAGATGTTGCCTTACTTCTCAGAAGTGTATGGTAACCCTTCTTCGTCCCACCACTACGGAATAAAAGCCTCAGCAGCCATTGAAGCAGCAAGACTTAATATCAAATCACTCTTCAATATCCCCGACGGTGATCTCTATTTTACATCATCTGCAACTGCTTCCATAAACCTTGCAATTGCAGGACAGGCGTACGGTAATTATCCTGCTAAAAAGCATCTTATCACTCAGGCTACTGAACATCCTGCTGTTATGGGCACCTTCTCGCACCTTCAGTCAATTGGGTTCGATATTACAATTCTTGATGTTGACCATACCGGTAAGGTTGATCCGGATCAATTAGCGAAAGCAATCAGGAAGGATACACTTCTCGTCTCGATAATGGCAGCGAATAATGAGATAGGCACATTACAGGATTTAGCTGTAATTGGTGGTATCTGCAAAAACCATGATGTAATCTTCCATTCCGATGTTACCCAGTACGCCGGCAGATATGAATTAAACATGAAGCAATTAAATGTTGACCTGCTTTCGGGCGGGGCACATAAAATTCACGGACCGAAGGGCATTGGCTACCTTGCAATAAACAGAAGCTCGAAGAGGATCAAAATCAATCCCCTGCTCTTCGGCGGCGGTCAGGAAAACGGACTTTCACCAGGAACTTTAAACACCCCTTTGACTGTTGGATTAAGTAAAGCATTGTCCCTGATGGATAGCAAAAAGAAACGGGAAGAAAGTGAATTAACTGAACTTCGAAACAGTTTTTGCAGCTTTTTGGGTACTCTCGATGTCAATTTCCTGGTTAACGGCAGTAAAGACAGACTGTTTAACAATTTAAGCCTGCAATTTCCGGGAATTAGTGCCGGTGATATGTTGAATGATTTAAGTCATATCATGTTTTCCACTGGTGCTGCCTGCTCTTCCGACAACGGATCGCGAAGCCATGTTCTTAGAGCCATCGGATTAAATGACGAGGAAATAGCCTCCACTGCAAGATTCGGCTTCAGTTTTATGAACACATTGGACGAGATTCAAGTGGCAGCAGTCGCAATAAGTAACTACATAAAATCAAAGAGAAAAAAATGA
- a CDS encoding NADH-quinone oxidoreductase subunit N — MTNQLDFLATLIPEYIIIFFLMAIVFMDISNEKVSAKIPLVAMTGLLLALLVTIFFSGSLFGTEKILDPNAIFVNDGFAFIFKFLILASSFVILYFFRHDNEINEYKSRRGEFYILFYSMVLGMLLLASASDLIAVYVALEVLSLPSYVAAGFLKRDNRSSEASLKYLLFGSVASGVMLFGISLLYLGVGSTSFDALKGIGNAMPNGVLTILSSIFIIGGFGYKISMVPFHFWAPDVFEGSPVSITAFLSVSSKIAGVAVFVRYVVASFAPELENTELAGMGFSINSILVFLSIITMTVGNLTAVFQNNIKRLLAYSSIGHIGFIVAALAAHNETGMIAIGSYLTIYSLMNFGAFLIVLLIKSRINSEDIRDYKGLGYKLPFLSVMLVIFMVSLAGLPPTAGFWAKFYVFTALMEAKLYLVAFAAIFNTVIAVFYYFRVLKTMYFEKSPNSDILPVLSLGNKAVLLALGLPILILGIYFSPVVDLARATLKIAGF; from the coding sequence ATGACTAATCAATTAGATTTTTTAGCTACTCTGATCCCTGAATATATCATCATCTTTTTCCTGATGGCGATAGTTTTTATGGACATTAGCAATGAAAAAGTTTCTGCAAAAATCCCTTTGGTTGCGATGACAGGACTGCTCCTGGCACTCCTCGTTACCATTTTCTTCTCCGGCAGCCTTTTTGGTACCGAAAAGATTTTGGACCCGAATGCGATTTTTGTGAATGACGGATTCGCATTTATCTTCAAATTTTTGATACTTGCCTCCTCATTTGTAATTCTCTACTTTTTCAGGCATGACAACGAGATAAACGAATATAAGAGCCGCAGAGGCGAATTTTATATCCTTTTCTATTCAATGGTACTGGGCATGCTTCTCCTTGCCTCGGCAAGTGATTTGATCGCAGTCTATGTAGCTTTGGAAGTATTGTCACTTCCCTCTTATGTTGCTGCCGGCTTCCTGAAAAGAGATAACAGAAGCAGTGAAGCTTCGCTTAAGTATCTCCTTTTTGGATCTGTTGCCTCTGGTGTAATGCTATTCGGTATCTCATTACTTTATCTTGGTGTTGGTTCAACCTCCTTCGATGCACTGAAGGGCATCGGAAATGCAATGCCTAATGGAGTTCTGACCATTTTGTCGAGTATATTCATAATCGGCGGTTTTGGATATAAGATTTCCATGGTTCCTTTCCATTTCTGGGCTCCTGATGTTTTCGAGGGTTCACCTGTTTCAATAACTGCATTTCTCTCCGTTTCTTCCAAAATCGCGGGTGTGGCAGTTTTTGTCAGATATGTGGTTGCGTCGTTCGCTCCCGAACTGGAAAACACAGAGTTGGCAGGAATGGGATTTAGTATTAATTCAATACTGGTCTTCCTCTCAATAATTACAATGACCGTCGGTAATCTGACAGCCGTTTTTCAGAACAACATTAAAAGACTCCTTGCATATTCCAGCATCGGGCACATTGGCTTTATTGTAGCAGCTTTGGCAGCTCACAACGAAACCGGAATGATTGCAATAGGTTCTTACCTCACAATTTACTCTCTTATGAACTTTGGTGCTTTTTTGATCGTCTTGTTGATAAAAAGCAGGATCAATTCTGAAGATATCAGAGATTACAAGGGATTGGGTTACAAACTGCCATTTCTATCAGTGATGCTGGTAATTTTCATGGTCTCACTTGCCGGACTTCCACCTACTGCAGGTTTCTGGGCTAAGTTTTATGTCTTCACAGCGTTGATGGAGGCTAAACTGTATCTCGTTGCCTTCGCTGCCATATTTAACACAGTAATCGCGGTATTCTATTATTTTAGAGTCCTCAAAACAATGTATTTTGAGAAATCCCCAAATTCTGACATACTTCCTGTCCTCTCTCTGGGAAACAAGGCAGTACTTCTGGCGCTTGGACTGCCAATACTCATTCTGGGTATTTATTTCTCCCCTGTCGTTGATTTGGCTCGAGCGACTTTGAAAATAGCCGGATTTTAG
- a CDS encoding NADH-quinone oxidoreductase subunit M — translation MSQFPYLSVLTFLPLIAALALIFVPAEKKNAIRYTALGVVIVQLILTVLLWMNFNFDLSGINDIKGYQFIEKFTWIYMTGLPVFDTFKIDYFLAIDGLSLPMVILSSIIAFVAVISSWNIEDSTHKPNSSKGYFILLLILNTGTLGVFVALDFFLFYVFWELVLLPMYFLIGIWGGPRREYAAIKFFIYTLAGSVLILLAIIGLYLSVQETVDGKTIHTFNMLVMMDSTNFSKDGIMSLLNPNNFRFLAFLGLFIGFAIKIPLFPFHTWLPDAHVEAPTPISVILAGVLLKMGGYAILRIIYPIFPEQVHQWAYWIAFLGMINIVYGAFCALGQKDFKKLIAYSSVSHMGFVVLGIAAFNEFGLAGGVLQMFNHGTVTAMLFLIVGVIYERTGKRGLDDFGGLASVVPMYTGIVTLAFFAAFGLPGLSSFVSELMIFIGAFSNESIRVLTIVSAIGIVMGAVYMLRALQKIFLGKVKEEYKSLKDLTIREYIMFVPLAIIVIIFGIYPTPMLDIMNKTISNLLVALGK, via the coding sequence ATGTCACAATTTCCGTATCTTTCAGTACTGACCTTTCTACCCCTTATTGCGGCACTCGCTTTAATCTTTGTGCCGGCTGAAAAGAAAAACGCCATTAGATATACCGCCCTGGGTGTGGTTATCGTTCAACTGATCCTGACAGTTTTGTTGTGGATGAACTTTAACTTTGACCTCTCAGGGATTAATGATATAAAAGGATATCAGTTTATCGAGAAGTTTACCTGGATTTACATGACAGGTCTCCCCGTATTCGATACCTTTAAGATTGATTATTTCCTTGCAATCGATGGACTCAGTTTGCCGATGGTGATACTGAGCTCAATTATCGCTTTTGTTGCGGTTATATCTTCATGGAATATTGAAGATTCGACTCACAAACCGAATTCGAGCAAAGGTTATTTCATTCTTCTTCTTATCCTCAACACCGGTACTCTTGGTGTTTTCGTAGCTCTCGATTTCTTCTTGTTCTATGTGTTCTGGGAACTCGTACTTCTACCGATGTACTTCCTGATTGGTATCTGGGGAGGTCCAAGAAGAGAATATGCTGCCATTAAGTTCTTTATTTACACTCTTGCCGGATCAGTGCTGATATTGCTTGCAATAATCGGACTTTATCTGAGTGTACAGGAAACGGTTGATGGAAAGACAATTCATACTTTCAACATGCTTGTCATGATGGACAGTACGAATTTTTCAAAAGACGGCATCATGTCGCTGCTGAATCCGAACAATTTCCGCTTCCTCGCATTTCTCGGTTTGTTTATCGGGTTTGCTATTAAAATCCCTCTTTTCCCGTTCCATACATGGCTCCCTGATGCGCATGTTGAGGCACCAACTCCAATATCAGTAATTCTTGCTGGTGTTCTCCTGAAAATGGGTGGTTATGCGATCTTAAGAATAATTTACCCGATTTTCCCCGAGCAGGTTCATCAGTGGGCATACTGGATTGCTTTCCTCGGAATGATTAACATTGTTTATGGTGCTTTCTGCGCCCTGGGACAAAAGGATTTCAAGAAGTTAATCGCCTACTCCTCTGTTTCTCACATGGGTTTTGTGGTTCTTGGAATTGCCGCTTTCAACGAGTTTGGTCTCGCCGGTGGAGTTCTTCAGATGTTCAACCACGGTACCGTAACAGCAATGTTATTCCTTATTGTGGGTGTAATCTATGAACGCACAGGTAAGAGGGGTCTCGATGATTTCGGCGGTCTTGCATCTGTTGTACCGATGTACACCGGAATCGTGACCCTTGCTTTCTTCGCAGCATTTGGTTTGCCGGGACTTAGCTCCTTCGTTTCTGAATTAATGATCTTTATCGGTGCTTTCAGCAACGAATCAATCAGAGTTCTGACAATTGTCTCCGCAATCGGTATTGTAATGGGTGCAGTTTATATGCTGAGAGCACTTCAGAAAATTTTCCTTGGCAAAGTAAAGGAAGAGTACAAAAGCCTTAAAGATCTCACGATCAGAGAATATATAATGTTCGTACCCCTGGCTATCATCGTGATTATCTTTGGTATCTATCCTACTCCGATGCTTGATATCATGAATAAAACGATCAGCAATCTTCTTGTTGCTTTAGGAAAGTAA
- the nuoL gene encoding NADH-quinone oxidoreductase subunit L: MNTLTIYQILIVLLPLSGFLVAVLSPRSMKKSYIAEVSIMFVSLLMAAFLFITKIHDYPDETIRYSFVLFSLSGAGEGFKFMVDLTMDNMTVSLLFMVTLISFLVHFFSLEYMHDEPLKNRYFGYLGLFTFSMLGLLSTGSIMFIYIFWELVGLSSYLLIGFWGFKDEAANACSKAFITNRVGDFGFFLGILMLFITYGTFDLFVIFDMIGKGQYPLGSEMWLTVTGLLLFAGAVGKSAQFPLHVWLPDAMAGPTPVSALIHAATMVAAGVYMIVRLFPMFTESAFLIIGIIGGFSALMAATIALTQLDIKKILAYSTVSQLGLMVLAVGVGAYQAAIIHLLFHAFFKAGLFLGSGSIIHATHTQDIMDMGGLRKKMPVTFYTTLIYSLSLVGFPLTIGFLSKEMILTSSITLGSLSGNYIYFIFAVLTSTLTSFYIFRYVFLIFFGEPRNHHAYEHAHDFNIFIKLPLILLAALCFFFLFTFNPITLHGTYLTELLFRLPKILLPASVTYPFLTSADEGTIYSEAYMHTLHGSEIIVTVISGLIITFGIGTAWYMYMNKKMLPKVPEGFLGKMYLFSQKAWYIDALYDATIIRVTYLTATLMTLIDRYVIDGAVNLGAKITMMLGRFGAAFDRYVVDGLVNLVAWINGIASMIIRKFQTGKVQTYLTLVMVFIVIFVMYIFSN, encoded by the coding sequence ATGAATACTCTCACTATTTATCAGATACTGATAGTCTTGTTGCCTCTTTCGGGCTTCCTGGTGGCTGTTCTTAGTCCCAGGAGCATGAAAAAGTCGTACATCGCAGAAGTAAGCATAATGTTTGTTTCACTTCTCATGGCAGCATTTCTGTTTATTACCAAAATCCACGATTATCCTGATGAAACGATACGATACTCATTCGTTCTGTTTTCTCTCTCCGGTGCGGGAGAAGGATTCAAGTTCATGGTTGACCTCACAATGGACAACATGACTGTTTCTCTTCTTTTCATGGTAACCCTGATCAGTTTCCTTGTGCATTTCTTCTCTCTGGAGTATATGCATGATGAACCGCTGAAAAACAGATATTTTGGATATCTTGGACTTTTCACCTTCTCGATGCTCGGTCTTCTAAGCACGGGAAGCATCATGTTCATCTACATCTTTTGGGAACTCGTTGGTTTGTCTTCATATCTGTTGATCGGATTTTGGGGATTCAAGGATGAAGCAGCAAATGCATGCAGTAAAGCCTTTATTACCAACCGTGTTGGCGATTTTGGGTTTTTTCTTGGAATTTTGATGCTATTCATCACTTACGGTACTTTTGACCTTTTTGTCATATTCGATATGATCGGAAAAGGTCAGTATCCACTGGGAAGTGAAATGTGGCTGACAGTTACCGGACTTCTGCTGTTTGCAGGAGCGGTTGGTAAATCAGCTCAATTCCCTCTCCATGTGTGGCTTCCTGATGCGATGGCTGGTCCGACTCCGGTCAGTGCCCTCATCCATGCTGCCACGATGGTTGCTGCCGGTGTTTACATGATCGTAAGACTCTTCCCGATGTTCACAGAGAGTGCATTCCTTATCATAGGCATCATCGGTGGCTTCTCAGCTCTTATGGCCGCCACGATAGCCCTCACACAGTTGGATATCAAGAAAATACTTGCTTACTCCACGGTCAGTCAACTCGGATTGATGGTTCTGGCGGTAGGTGTGGGTGCATACCAGGCAGCTATAATTCATCTGCTCTTCCATGCATTTTTCAAGGCAGGTCTCTTTCTCGGTTCTGGTTCGATAATCCATGCGACACACACACAGGATATCATGGATATGGGTGGGCTAAGGAAGAAAATGCCGGTCACTTTCTACACAACTTTGATTTATTCACTGTCGCTTGTGGGATTTCCTTTAACGATTGGTTTCTTGAGCAAGGAGATGATACTTACATCATCAATAACTCTCGGTTCTCTCTCAGGCAACTACATCTATTTTATCTTTGCGGTACTCACAAGTACCCTGACTTCATTCTACATCTTTAGATATGTCTTTTTAATATTCTTTGGTGAACCAAGAAATCATCACGCCTATGAGCATGCTCACGATTTCAATATATTCATAAAACTGCCACTTATACTTCTTGCGGCACTCTGTTTCTTTTTCCTGTTCACCTTCAATCCGATTACACTTCACGGAACATATCTTACAGAGTTGCTTTTTAGATTGCCAAAAATATTGCTTCCTGCCAGTGTAACATATCCATTCCTGACTTCTGCAGATGAAGGAACAATCTACTCGGAAGCATATATGCACACTTTGCATGGATCGGAAATAATAGTTACCGTCATTTCCGGGTTGATTATCACCTTTGGAATTGGTACTGCGTGGTACATGTATATGAATAAAAAAATGTTGCCAAAAGTCCCAGAAGGATTTCTTGGTAAAATGTACCTTTTCTCACAAAAAGCATGGTACATCGATGCGCTTTATGATGCAACAATAATAAGAGTAACTTATCTGACAGCTACTCTAATGACTTTGATTGACAGATATGTTATCGATGGTGCAGTAAATCTTGGTGCAAAAATAACAATGATGCTCGGCAGATTTGGTGCAGCTTTCGATCGTTATGTCGTTGACGGGCTCGTTAACCTCGTTGCCTGGATTAATGGCATAGCAAGCATGATAATAAGAAAATTCCAGACCGGGAAGGTACAGACCTATCTGACTCTCGTTATGGTGTTCATAGTAATTTTTGTAATGTATATTTTTTCTAATTAA
- the nuoK gene encoding NADH-quinone oxidoreductase subunit NuoK codes for MVGLNHFLILSSILFCLGIFGVLTRKNAITVLMGLEMILNAASLNFVAISRFTDMAAHGQVISLFIIVLAASEAAIALAIVLNLYKNYSNVNVDEINTLKD; via the coding sequence ATGGTTGGTCTAAATCATTTTCTTATACTTTCATCGATCCTTTTTTGCCTCGGAATTTTTGGTGTACTCACCAGAAAAAATGCCATTACGGTATTAATGGGGCTTGAAATGATTTTAAATGCAGCATCTCTGAACTTTGTGGCAATCTCCCGCTTCACCGATATGGCAGCTCACGGACAGGTAATTTCCCTGTTCATCATTGTGCTTGCAGCATCAGAGGCAGCCATTGCGCTTGCAATTGTTCTGAATCTCTACAAAAATTACTCTAATGTAAATGTTGATGAAATTAATACTTTAAAAGATTAA
- a CDS encoding NADH-quinone oxidoreductase subunit J yields the protein MELFDLFFYIFATVIVISGAVTVLNKNLIYAAFALLVLLSSVAAMFFILGAEFLAMVQILIYVGGILILVVFGIMLTGQVKAVPIRENFFYLLLASVTTGLLCGLLVTGITSLPSKMLSANIVSTPIKDLGNLLIGKYYLIFGVLGVLLLVILIAAAGMARNNKD from the coding sequence ATGGAATTATTTGATTTATTCTTCTATATTTTTGCGACCGTTATTGTTATCTCGGGAGCAGTTACTGTTCTGAATAAAAACCTGATATACGCTGCCTTTGCTCTTCTTGTTCTTCTGAGCAGTGTAGCTGCGATGTTTTTTATTCTCGGAGCTGAATTTCTGGCAATGGTCCAGATACTGATCTATGTTGGTGGTATTCTTATCCTGGTCGTCTTCGGTATTATGTTGACAGGTCAGGTTAAGGCGGTACCAATAAGAGAGAATTTCTTTTATCTCCTTCTGGCTTCGGTTACGACAGGGTTGCTTTGTGGTCTGCTGGTTACGGGCATTACATCCCTTCCCTCGAAGATGCTAAGCGCAAACATCGTTTCGACTCCGATAAAGGATTTAGGAAATTTATTAATTGGCAAGTATTATTTAATTTTTGGTGTACTCGGCGTTCTGCTCTTGGTCATTCTGATCGCAGCTGCGGGTATGGCACGAAACAATAAAGATTAG